From the Candidatus Binatia bacterium genome, one window contains:
- a CDS encoding formyltransferase family protein: MPLKAFIITQEDCLYLPQFTHTVLRHRRANLAGMTILPALMPKQTWTTTMRDHLAVYGLVQFFRQGLRYASRRALAILEQYVPLPGHYSVQGVAKAYDLPLHPTESVNSKEYLDFLRSLDLDVIISINASQKFKSEILALPRLGCINVHGALLPRYRGRLPSFWVLANGEKETGTTVHFMNEELDDGPILLQETVEIGDADTQDTVIRKTKAAGARLIIEAIDRLEGGSASTQPNDRSQATYFSFPTRADGLRLRQQGRRFL, from the coding sequence ATGCCACTCAAAGCCTTCATCATCACCCAGGAAGACTGCCTGTATCTGCCGCAGTTCACCCACACGGTGCTTCGACACCGGCGGGCGAACCTCGCCGGGATGACGATTCTGCCGGCGCTGATGCCCAAGCAGACCTGGACCACGACGATGCGCGATCACCTGGCCGTCTACGGCCTGGTTCAGTTCTTCCGGCAGGGGCTGCGCTACGCATCGCGACGCGCGCTCGCGATCCTAGAGCAGTACGTGCCGCTTCCAGGACACTACTCGGTCCAAGGCGTCGCGAAGGCGTACGATCTCCCTCTGCACCCGACCGAGAGCGTCAACTCGAAGGAGTACCTCGACTTCCTCCGAAGTCTCGACCTCGACGTCATCATCTCGATCAACGCGAGTCAGAAGTTCAAGAGCGAGATCCTCGCCCTGCCCCGTTTGGGCTGCATCAACGTGCACGGGGCTCTCCTTCCCCGGTACCGCGGGCGGCTTCCCAGCTTCTGGGTTCTCGCGAACGGCGAGAAGGAAACGGGCACGACGGTGCATTTCATGAACGAGGAGCTCGACGACGGCCCCATCCTCCTACAGGAGACCGTCGAGATCGGCGACGCGGACACGCAGGACACGGTAATCCGGAAGACCAAGGCTGCCGGAGCGCGGCTCATCATCGAGGCGATCGATCGCCTCGAAGGTGGCAGTGCCAGCACGCAGCCCAACGATCGCAGCCAAGCAACGTACTTCTCATTTCCTACCCGCGCCGACGGCCTCCGTCTGCGCCAGCAGGGACGTCGGTTCCTTTAG
- a CDS encoding DUF3473 domain-containing protein has translation MASSEITNAFSVDVEDWFQVSDFEEQVRLEDWDKYESRVVENTRRLLRMLAEFNVKGTFFILTWNAERFPGLVEEIAADGHEVATHGYAHRLVYEQGRDLYKQDLERSQEILMGILGTPVKGYRAPSFSVTSRSMWALDVMLEAGLEYDSSIFPVQDALYGMPGALRFPFVIHQSGDRRLVEFPMTTAKVGNKNLPLGGGAYLRLLPYHYMRWGMRRVNREGEPALVYLHPWEIDPEQPRIKTRGKRGFSTHYLRLEAMEEKLRRLLSEFRFAPMSQILAERGWLAS, from the coding sequence ATGGCTTCCTCCGAGATCACGAACGCTTTCTCCGTCGACGTCGAAGACTGGTTCCAGGTCTCTGACTTCGAGGAGCAGGTCCGACTCGAAGACTGGGACAAGTACGAGAGCCGGGTCGTCGAGAACACGCGGCGCCTGCTGCGGATGCTGGCCGAGTTCAACGTCAAAGGCACGTTCTTCATTCTGACGTGGAACGCCGAGCGCTTCCCCGGCCTGGTCGAAGAAATCGCGGCCGACGGGCACGAAGTCGCGACCCACGGCTACGCGCACCGGCTTGTCTACGAGCAGGGGCGTGACCTTTACAAGCAGGATCTCGAACGCTCGCAGGAGATCCTCATGGGAATCCTCGGGACGCCCGTGAAAGGCTATCGAGCGCCGTCCTTCTCCGTGACGTCACGCTCGATGTGGGCCCTCGACGTCATGCTCGAGGCCGGCCTCGAGTACGATTCGAGCATCTTCCCGGTCCAGGACGCCCTGTACGGTATGCCGGGAGCCCTACGGTTTCCGTTCGTGATCCACCAATCCGGCGATCGCCGGCTGGTGGAGTTTCCTATGACGACCGCCAAGGTCGGGAACAAGAACCTGCCGCTGGGCGGCGGGGCCTACCTTCGCCTCCTGCCCTACCACTATATGCGGTGGGGCATGCGCCGGGTGAACCGGGAGGGCGAGCCCGCACTGGTCTATCTCCACCCGTGGGAAATCGACCCGGAGCAGCCCCGGATCAAAACCCGAGGAAAACGGGGCTTTTCGACCCACTACCTCCGGTTGGAGGCCATGGAGGAAAAGCTCCGCCGCCTCCTCTCCGAGTTCCGCTTCGCCCCGATGAGCCAAATCCTGGCCGAACGGGGCTGGCTGGCCTCCTAA
- a CDS encoding glycosyltransferase family 2 protein yields MGAFLFWGGVLTLVYQYVGYPLLLSLLARLRPDVERGSYASDDELPSVTLIISAYNEEEVLDRKLENAVALDYPKERLEIVVVSDGSTDRTTEIAESFADRGVVLHEYTENRGKNLALNESMPRVRGDITVFTDANGMYEPDAMKKLVQPFADATVGSVCGELVYRNFNENAIAEGYNRYWELDQMQKRLESDLGTLLGANGSIFGVRTTLCRPIPNDTCNDMVQPIWVGAAGHKCLYEPGALSIEAGSKDLDDELKRRSRIIGRGIRGILAVWPDIVRGRAKLLGLELLSRKGLRYLTPVWFLMIFIGSGLATGLGLFYQLAFAAQVLAYGAIPVAQLLPEGRLQRLVSPAVYFGIANLAATMGWWKVLTGSELGRWNTADRPFETGSDVAPSASDGSD; encoded by the coding sequence ATGGGAGCATTTCTATTTTGGGGTGGAGTTCTGACACTGGTCTACCAGTACGTCGGATACCCCCTCCTCCTGTCGCTCTTGGCCCGGCTCCGACCCGACGTCGAGCGCGGCTCGTACGCGAGCGATGACGAGCTGCCTTCCGTGACTCTGATCATCTCGGCGTACAATGAGGAGGAAGTGCTCGACCGGAAGCTCGAGAATGCGGTCGCGCTCGATTACCCCAAGGAGCGTCTCGAGATCGTGGTCGTCTCCGACGGCTCCACCGACCGGACCACCGAGATCGCGGAGAGCTTCGCCGATCGCGGGGTGGTCCTTCACGAGTACACGGAGAACCGCGGGAAGAACCTCGCGTTGAACGAGTCGATGCCTCGGGTGCGGGGCGACATCACCGTCTTCACCGACGCCAACGGAATGTACGAGCCCGACGCCATGAAGAAGCTCGTGCAACCGTTCGCCGACGCCACCGTCGGCAGCGTGTGCGGCGAGCTCGTGTACCGAAACTTCAACGAGAACGCGATTGCCGAGGGCTACAACCGGTACTGGGAGCTCGACCAGATGCAGAAGCGTCTGGAGAGCGACCTCGGCACACTTCTCGGAGCGAACGGGTCGATCTTCGGCGTCCGGACAACGCTCTGCCGCCCCATACCCAATGACACCTGCAACGACATGGTGCAGCCCATCTGGGTCGGAGCCGCCGGACATAAGTGCCTGTACGAGCCGGGAGCGCTCTCGATCGAGGCCGGCTCGAAGGATCTCGACGACGAGCTGAAGCGCCGGTCGCGCATCATCGGTCGAGGCATCCGGGGGATCTTAGCCGTCTGGCCGGACATCGTCCGCGGGCGCGCCAAACTCCTCGGACTCGAGCTCCTCTCCCGCAAGGGTCTTCGTTACTTGACGCCCGTCTGGTTCCTGATGATCTTCATCGGATCTGGACTCGCGACAGGACTGGGATTGTTCTATCAGCTCGCCTTCGCCGCGCAGGTCCTGGCCTACGGAGCGATTCCGGTCGCCCAGCTCTTGCCCGAAGGACGGCTTCAGCGGCTGGTTTCGCCGGCCGTGTACTTCGGCATCGCGAACCTCGCCGCCACGATGGGCTGGTGGAAGGTCCTCACGGGCTCCGAGCTCGGCCGCTGGAATACCGCGGACCGCCCGTTCGAGACCGGCAGCGATGTGGCACCGTCCGCGTCGGATGGCAGCGACTGA
- a CDS encoding glycosyltransferase — MIRIAYVIDHLRMGGAQRHLLQVVHGLDRRRYAPEMWTTSASRGELAADFEAMGVPVRSFEIESTLMSPKTLQACRRVAQDWRARDIHIVHAYLFEGNLLGTIAGKLSKRPVVLISKRSLDRYDRFDRRAAAWWCNRTANRVLVNAISVRNVVLEHEGCSPAVIEHIPNGVPLPDPLNLPEAAEPEVDPRGDGPLVGMVGRLGWKKGYEYALQAFAQLRDRIPGLRVDIVGDGDLRDELAEQVQQLGLASTVRFLGQQTDVARRMSGFDCYVLSSVIEGMPNALLEAMALGRPVVTTSAGGSSEVAIDGKSGMVVPPRDADALANAIERVLTDQLLAERISRGAASRVKEQFSEKAMLTALDQLYCKEMAAAGLKAETKNVEESPGSAPGERVVPN; from the coding sequence ATGATCCGGATCGCATACGTCATCGACCACCTCCGGATGGGCGGCGCCCAGCGCCACCTCCTGCAAGTGGTGCACGGGCTAGATCGCCGCCGCTACGCGCCGGAGATGTGGACAACCTCCGCCAGCCGCGGCGAGCTGGCGGCCGACTTCGAAGCCATGGGTGTCCCCGTTCGAAGCTTCGAGATCGAGTCCACGCTCATGAGCCCGAAAACCCTCCAGGCCTGCCGCCGGGTCGCGCAGGATTGGCGCGCGCGCGACATCCACATCGTGCACGCCTACCTCTTTGAGGGGAATCTTCTCGGCACGATCGCCGGGAAGCTCTCGAAGCGCCCCGTCGTCCTGATCAGCAAGCGAAGCCTCGATCGCTACGATCGATTCGATCGCCGCGCGGCCGCGTGGTGGTGCAACCGCACTGCGAACCGGGTCCTCGTGAATGCGATCTCCGTGCGCAATGTGGTCCTCGAACACGAAGGCTGCTCGCCCGCCGTCATCGAACACATTCCGAACGGCGTCCCTCTCCCCGACCCGCTGAACCTACCGGAGGCAGCCGAGCCCGAAGTCGATCCGCGAGGCGACGGGCCGCTCGTCGGCATGGTCGGCCGACTCGGCTGGAAGAAGGGGTATGAATACGCCCTGCAAGCCTTCGCCCAGCTCCGGGATCGCATCCCGGGCCTCCGCGTCGACATCGTCGGGGACGGCGACCTGCGCGATGAGCTCGCAGAGCAAGTCCAGCAGCTCGGCCTGGCCTCTACGGTGCGCTTCCTGGGCCAGCAGACCGACGTTGCCCGTCGGATGAGCGGGTTCGATTGCTACGTTCTCTCGTCGGTCATCGAGGGGATGCCCAACGCGCTCTTGGAAGCGATGGCGCTCGGCCGTCCAGTCGTGACGACGTCCGCGGGAGGCAGCTCGGAGGTCGCGATCGATGGGAAATCGGGAATGGTCGTTCCCCCGCGCGACGCGGACGCCCTAGCGAACGCCATCGAACGCGTGCTGACGGACCAGCTCCTCGCCGAGCGCATCTCCCGGGGTGCTGCGAGCCGGGTGAAAGAGCAGTTCAGCGAGAAGGCCATGCTCACAGCGCTCGATCAGCTGTATTGCAAGGAGATGGCTGCCGCCGGCCTCAAGGCAGAGACCAAAAATGTCGAAGAGTCCCCAGGGAGCGCTCCGGGCGAGAGGGTGGTTCCGAATTGA
- a CDS encoding O-antigen ligase family protein — translation MTASPLPAGSATTRRTGEVAALPAWALGGLAIAAIALGLAALVDDRAVFVGAALVVGLFGGALVFYKPHIGVFIIMSTMLMSYPDALKGVSPFTINNMLGAILLTLLVFETYRTHDYWFLREPEIRLLVIISLWMITIALVSDLFLPDKRLLPAVSRAKVTGPAFYGNNDDTARWVFELVSRLVFVIFFLQWIRTPNQLRWALFLFAFCVASVLPTLGPDMTRGEAEYRITSKVVGWAVNLNRFAFMMNVGIALFIYLANIVRPFFWKFVFLSCAAVSMPLVLLSASRSGFIGLGLIAVLMLRSGQIPRRWKIGSAMAGLAMAVLAFSFVLTDAHRERLLNINPFATTDVNAGPREEGSRSTEQRVSTLENAFIVIAKYPLTGVGLSKFRWVNALMNNSYKPPHNSYVWAAAEGGIPALVMYLMLFGFLFTRIQKLRPKFRNHPTLPYLADWLHLYMVLFFFFSIFADVWIEVHLYFIVAFSIVLSRWAEEDELRGRGLPGVVAGTPGAQRAASRALYRQPES, via the coding sequence GTGACCGCATCCCCACTCCCCGCCGGAAGCGCCACCACCCGGCGCACCGGCGAAGTAGCCGCCCTCCCCGCGTGGGCGCTGGGCGGTCTCGCCATCGCGGCGATCGCTCTCGGCCTCGCTGCGCTCGTAGACGATCGCGCGGTATTCGTCGGTGCGGCTCTCGTCGTCGGCCTCTTCGGCGGTGCGCTGGTCTTCTACAAGCCGCACATCGGCGTCTTCATCATCATGTCGACGATGTTGATGTCCTACCCGGATGCCCTGAAGGGCGTCAGCCCGTTCACCATCAACAACATGCTCGGGGCGATCCTGCTCACGCTCCTCGTCTTCGAGACCTACCGCACACACGACTACTGGTTCTTGCGCGAGCCCGAGATCCGGCTCCTCGTGATCATCTCGCTCTGGATGATCACGATCGCCCTGGTCAGTGACTTGTTCCTGCCCGACAAGCGCCTTCTCCCGGCGGTTTCGCGCGCGAAGGTCACCGGCCCCGCATTCTACGGCAACAACGACGATACGGCGAGATGGGTCTTCGAACTCGTCTCACGGCTCGTCTTTGTCATCTTCTTTCTGCAGTGGATTCGCACGCCCAATCAGCTCCGCTGGGCGCTGTTCCTGTTCGCCTTCTGCGTTGCGTCCGTGCTGCCCACACTCGGCCCGGATATGACCCGCGGTGAAGCCGAGTATCGAATCACGTCGAAGGTGGTTGGCTGGGCGGTGAACCTGAACCGCTTCGCGTTCATGATGAACGTCGGCATCGCGCTCTTCATCTATCTCGCCAATATCGTCAGACCATTTTTCTGGAAGTTCGTCTTCCTCTCGTGTGCCGCGGTCAGTATGCCGCTCGTGCTGCTCTCTGCCTCGCGCAGTGGATTCATCGGCCTCGGGTTGATCGCCGTCCTGATGCTGCGCAGTGGGCAGATTCCGCGCCGCTGGAAGATCGGCTCCGCCATGGCGGGCCTCGCCATGGCGGTCCTCGCGTTCTCGTTCGTCCTGACGGATGCGCACCGAGAGCGCCTGCTTAACATCAACCCGTTCGCCACCACAGACGTGAACGCCGGTCCGCGCGAGGAGGGATCGCGCTCGACCGAGCAGCGTGTGAGCACCCTGGAAAACGCGTTCATCGTGATCGCGAAGTACCCACTGACGGGCGTGGGCCTTTCGAAGTTTCGTTGGGTCAACGCGCTGATGAACAACTCGTATAAGCCGCCGCACAACTCCTACGTCTGGGCCGCTGCAGAGGGAGGAATACCAGCGCTCGTGATGTACTTGATGCTCTTCGGCTTCCTGTTCACACGAATCCAAAAATTAAGACCAAAGTTCAGGAACCATCCAACGCTGCCGTATTTGGCGGATTGGCTCCATCTGTACATGGTCCTGTTCTTCTTCTTCTCCATCTTCGCGGATGTCTGGATCGAGGTTCACCTGTACTTCATCGTCGCCTTCTCGATCGTGTTGTCTCGTTGGGCGGAAGAGGACGAGCTTCGCGGGCGCGGACTTCCCGGCGTCGTCGCCGGGACACCCGGAGCGCAACGCGCGGCCTCCCGCGCGTTGTACCGACAACCCGAATCATGA
- a CDS encoding polysaccharide deacetylase family protein: MIRNLAKLAIHHGGISSVARACLAGRAVILRYHSVSTAADGTHLCLDPGLAVRPEHFDRQCAYLARHYNVISLDEMVTRLIEGKPLPPKAVALTFDDGYLDNYTQAFPILEQHGLNATFYVTTNCIDNEEILWTGLLRFVVFTTEVPVLETHEPMAFRLPLGSPEERKEAFTKLVVTMKNVPTARRLELLEAVRVAGEIDDTSALSGIMMSWDQVREMHKAGMIFGAHTLTHPNLPNATPEEAQREIDGSGKALAEQINEPIRHFSYPNGRGSAHLTEAVKGMVRDAKFDSATTSVTGSVQIGDDPFALKRIGIYNRHGALPEFTLDIERGKIGA; encoded by the coding sequence GTGATCCGCAATCTGGCCAAGCTGGCGATCCACCATGGAGGGATCTCCTCCGTCGCCCGCGCCTGCCTTGCAGGCCGCGCCGTCATTCTTCGCTACCATTCCGTGAGCACCGCGGCCGATGGCACCCACCTGTGCCTGGATCCCGGCCTCGCCGTCCGCCCAGAGCATTTCGACCGCCAGTGCGCCTACCTCGCGCGGCACTACAACGTGATCTCGCTCGACGAGATGGTAACCCGACTGATCGAGGGAAAGCCGCTCCCCCCCAAGGCCGTCGCCCTCACCTTCGATGACGGCTACCTGGACAATTACACGCAAGCCTTCCCGATTCTCGAGCAGCACGGTTTGAACGCGACGTTCTACGTCACGACCAACTGCATCGACAACGAGGAGATTCTCTGGACCGGCCTCCTGCGCTTCGTCGTCTTCACGACCGAGGTGCCCGTGCTCGAGACGCACGAACCGATGGCCTTCCGGCTCCCCCTCGGCAGCCCCGAGGAGCGCAAAGAGGCGTTCACCAAACTGGTCGTGACGATGAAGAACGTCCCGACAGCCCGCCGCCTGGAACTCCTCGAAGCGGTTCGTGTCGCCGGCGAGATCGACGATACCTCGGCCCTCAGTGGGATCATGATGTCCTGGGACCAGGTACGCGAGATGCACAAGGCCGGAATGATCTTCGGCGCGCATACCCTTACCCACCCAAACCTACCTAACGCCACGCCGGAAGAGGCGCAGCGAGAGATCGATGGTTCCGGCAAGGCTCTGGCAGAACAGATCAACGAACCCATCCGCCACTTCTCGTACCCGAACGGCCGAGGCAGTGCGCACCTCACCGAGGCAGTGAAGGGCATGGTCCGCGACGCGAAGTTCGACTCCGCGACGACCTCCGTGACGGGCAGCGTGCAGATCGGCGACGACCCGTTCGCGCTCAAGCGCATCGGCATCTACAACCGCCACGGAGCGCTCCCTGAGTTCACTCTAGATATCGAACGGGGCAAGATCGGAGCGTGA
- a CDS encoding polysaccharide biosynthesis/export family protein, protein MHNKPYSACDKDTGWQRFITTFLVVVVAVGGSACGPSTRQQHQQAQAQLMLQHGDGAESPMGASTAFAPAPDFDDYSYRLAPGDIIDIKFPYHPEENERVPVRPDGMIDLQVVGDIDAAGMTVAELEAEIVALASRTLRDPVVSVVIAQLAEHKVYVGGDVLRPGFVNYRDGLTPLQAVIERGGFTDTAKSDEVLYITRIGEEIQAQRLDLESIIDGDSTGEVIMAPDDVVFVPKTFIGKADVWVDQWIRGLLPTVPRPGFDLNSVAF, encoded by the coding sequence ATGCACAACAAACCTTATAGCGCCTGCGATAAAGACACCGGTTGGCAGCGCTTCATCACCACCTTTTTGGTGGTTGTCGTCGCCGTCGGCGGGTCTGCATGTGGGCCGAGCACTCGCCAGCAACATCAGCAGGCGCAGGCTCAACTCATGCTTCAGCATGGCGACGGCGCGGAGTCTCCGATGGGCGCGAGCACCGCCTTCGCTCCTGCCCCGGACTTCGATGATTACAGCTACCGGCTCGCACCGGGCGACATCATTGACATCAAGTTCCCGTACCATCCGGAAGAGAACGAGCGCGTTCCTGTTCGTCCCGACGGCATGATCGACCTGCAAGTCGTGGGTGACATCGACGCCGCCGGCATGACCGTAGCGGAGCTCGAAGCAGAGATCGTCGCGCTGGCCTCTCGCACACTGAGAGACCCGGTCGTAAGCGTCGTGATCGCTCAACTCGCGGAGCACAAAGTCTATGTCGGAGGCGATGTCCTTCGGCCGGGTTTCGTGAACTATCGCGACGGCCTGACACCACTCCAGGCAGTGATCGAACGCGGTGGATTCACGGACACTGCAAAATCAGACGAAGTTCTGTACATCACCCGTATTGGCGAGGAGATACAAGCACAGAGACTTGACTTGGAATCCATCATAGATGGAGACTCTACTGGGGAAGTCATCATGGCGCCGGACGACGTCGTGTTCGTTCCAAAAACTTTCATCGGCAAGGCAGATGTTTGGGTTGACCAGTGGATTCGCGGTCTTCTCCCGACTGTTCCACGGCCAGGCTTCGACCTGAACTCCGTCGCCTTCTAA
- a CDS encoding AAA family ATPase: protein MYLEFYGLSEKPFSQTPDPRFLYWNDAYRETLASLSYGIRERKGFIAMLGEAGTGKTTLLRKLLDDLGDDIVSVFLFNPNATFEEILEYTLSELGITAPSGRKLQMLQRLNEFLLAAYSEGRNTILIIDEAQDLDSDVLESLRLLSNLETAEDKILQIVLSGQPEFAEKLADPGLRQLKQRISVRCRLEPLQRDELPDFLSARLAVAGGSPDLFDPETFDTIWTFTSGIPRIINSVCDNALLLGYALGKRTIDAGVMQEVITDLRKIDVDSWLPTAAPGEPDIAVPAESPAAPPPQQAQIQPAPMSEPAPRGSGRPPNSANSLGWMVAAVLASLVLLFAGAWLGRVGTDGTSMPVSPAVDATDARTGAVGVTRTATATAATDAPARVRAEPPTEVEVVAEAPASVPPADDGGLPSREVDEVRDRMNDSASGTPAGMPSVPEEPVVLAEAPPAVREAPAPAPAPAPAPAAAEAKTNTPGGPLGPLEESTQAARREVLQADLVADAVPAAPPTEKAAPVAAIPVPAAPVPEERLALARTEPMVPAARPSQPPSAPASTVSVSRGDTLQGLANRRYGSSNLTTLDMLRVVNPDVRDVDLIIAGSGLEFPDPGPRSRVLPDGSGFAVLALTTQTLSRALAVQSSLEDSLDRPVALERLATRGGTSIFRVSVRGLSDESDAAAVATGLGSILEDPKP from the coding sequence ATGTATCTCGAGTTCTATGGTCTCAGTGAGAAGCCGTTCAGCCAAACGCCTGATCCTCGGTTTCTGTACTGGAATGACGCCTATCGCGAGACGTTGGCGAGTCTCAGCTACGGGATCCGTGAGCGCAAAGGCTTCATCGCCATGCTCGGCGAGGCCGGGACAGGGAAGACGACCCTCCTGCGCAAGCTCCTGGACGACCTCGGCGACGACATCGTTTCCGTATTTCTTTTCAACCCGAACGCGACCTTCGAGGAGATCCTCGAGTACACGCTGAGTGAGTTGGGCATCACCGCGCCCTCTGGGCGGAAGCTCCAGATGCTCCAGCGACTCAACGAGTTCCTCCTCGCCGCATACAGCGAAGGGCGCAACACGATCCTGATCATCGATGAGGCCCAGGACCTCGATTCGGACGTGCTGGAATCGCTGCGGCTCCTCTCGAACCTGGAGACCGCCGAGGACAAGATCCTGCAGATCGTCCTCTCGGGCCAACCCGAGTTCGCAGAGAAGCTGGCGGATCCCGGTCTGCGACAGCTGAAGCAGCGCATTTCCGTGCGCTGCCGCCTCGAGCCGCTTCAACGAGACGAGCTTCCGGACTTCCTGAGCGCCCGACTGGCGGTGGCCGGCGGGTCGCCCGACCTGTTCGACCCCGAGACCTTTGACACGATCTGGACCTTTACGTCCGGAATCCCACGGATCATCAACTCGGTCTGCGACAACGCGCTCCTGCTCGGATACGCTCTCGGGAAGCGCACCATCGACGCCGGAGTCATGCAGGAGGTAATCACCGACCTCCGGAAGATCGACGTCGATTCGTGGTTGCCGACGGCAGCCCCGGGCGAACCCGACATCGCGGTGCCGGCGGAGTCGCCAGCCGCCCCGCCCCCGCAACAGGCCCAGATCCAACCCGCGCCTATGAGCGAGCCCGCGCCCCGCGGCTCGGGACGTCCGCCGAACAGCGCGAACTCCCTGGGTTGGATGGTGGCCGCGGTCCTCGCGAGCCTCGTCCTGCTCTTCGCCGGAGCCTGGCTGGGCCGGGTCGGAACCGATGGGACCTCCATGCCGGTGAGCCCCGCGGTCGACGCGACGGATGCTCGTACCGGTGCCGTCGGCGTCACCCGCACCGCAACGGCCACCGCGGCAACCGACGCCCCCGCCAGAGTGAGGGCGGAGCCTCCGACCGAAGTCGAGGTGGTTGCAGAGGCGCCAGCATCGGTCCCCCCCGCCGACGACGGCGGCTTGCCGTCCCGCGAGGTCGACGAGGTCCGGGACCGCATGAACGACTCCGCCTCGGGCACACCCGCAGGGATGCCTTCGGTCCCCGAAGAACCCGTCGTCTTGGCGGAGGCGCCTCCCGCGGTGCGCGAGGCGCCGGCGCCGGCGCCGGCACCCGCGCCGGCACCCGCAGCCGCCGAAGCCAAAACGAACACGCCCGGCGGCCCCCTAGGGCCACTCGAGGAATCCACCCAAGCCGCTCGCCGTGAGGTCCTGCAAGCGGATCTCGTCGCCGACGCGGTCCCCGCGGCTCCCCCGACCGAGAAAGCAGCCCCGGTCGCGGCCATTCCAGTTCCGGCGGCGCCGGTGCCCGAGGAGAGACTGGCGCTGGCGCGCACCGAGCCCATGGTCCCGGCCGCCCGCCCTAGCCAGCCACCGTCCGCGCCCGCGAGCACCGTCTCGGTCTCGAGGGGGGACACCCTCCAGGGGTTGGCCAATCGCCGCTACGGCTCCTCGAACCTCACCACCCTGGATATGCTGCGCGTCGTGAATCCAGACGTACGAGACGTCGACCTGATCATCGCCGGCTCGGGGCTCGAGTTCCCCGATCCCGGGCCGAGGTCCCGCGTCCTTCCCGACGGGAGCGGCTTCGCCGTTCTTGCACTAACGACACAAACACTCTCTCGAGCCCTCGCCGTACAGTCCTCCCTGGAGGACAGCCTGGATCGCCCGGTGGCCCTCGAGCGCTTAGCCACGCGCGGAGGCACCAGCATTTTCCGGGTTTCGGTCCGTGGTCTGAGCGACGAATCCGACGCCGCGGCGGTCGCCACGGGCCTCGGTTCCATCCTCGAGGACCCCAAACCATGA